The genomic stretch aacaagtcgtgacatcattgcggcgctgggcctctcggtacgacatagttcttgcccggcgtccctcaattgagagattcctccggcatttcccgccaacagatgctagtactccagctcaaacctctgattcacttgctcaaaaccctactccaagtcagcaacgaactcagggacaaccggagacgtcaagtcaAGGACGGGCTGAAGTTCGCAGaagagctgtggttatgagtgagcaagatcggcaaatgcttcgtgaagagactcttcgccgccgaggtgctagggcttcccgggctcagagaagaggtggcaggtcgattagagcatctcgtcgacctgcttattctgcggctgcctggaacgcccgaactcagcttcacgaggattttgtgaatagatggctcaactttagcaaccctggacagtagaatagtcctttgtaatagcgtaacgccatctcgtagggtagcggagttgtgtgccgaacaagatttgaaaaatgaaattttgttttcgcttctaactctgtatttacagcttagcgaaaaatttcatcgtacttgtcctcggtcttatgaagtaaacttctttgaccggacttggtccttgatctgatgaaataaacatctttgaccggactcgtcttgggtctgatgaaataaacatctttgaccggactcgtctttggtctgatgaaataaacatctttggcgggactcgtcttgggtctgatgaaataaacatctttgaccggactcgtcttgggtctgatgaaataaacatctttgaccggactcgtctttggtctgatgaaataaacatctttgaccggactcgtctttggtctgatgaaataaacatctttgaccggactcgtctttggtctgatgacataaacatctttgaccggacttggtttgtgttctaatttggcgatttttgtcgccgggatcgaactttcccttgtcctaattcggcgagttttatcgcgtggatcggactttcccagttaaccgaagtggtcttatgcagtaaacctctttgactagacatggtcgtccttggtcttatgaggtaaacttctttgaccgaacttggtcgtcctaattcggcgaggtttatcgcgtggatcggactttcccttgtcctaattcaggcaagttttatcgcgagaatcggactttcgttgcagttcgtttcagacgaagtgcttgatttttaagccgaattgtggtcttgtatcctctttagaagcttggacttcacaatcgttggcttattgcagctcgtttcagacgagctgcttgtttaagctgaattgtggtcttgtatcttctgtagaagctttgactcacaatcgttggcttgttgcagctcgtttcagacgaactgcttgtttaagctgaattgtggtcttgtatcttctgtagaagctttgactcacaatcgttggcttatatatgttctaagaaggggatcagccttcgaagaacaagatacctcagtaacatttgtaagagacgacacgcaccgaaacagacaaaacacacagacaaaacgcacagagacaaataaagaccaagcaaaccaaagaaagcacattgaccggactgtctcttacaaatggaactttttgaggttggaaacgtaccatgttcggggtacttgtgctcttgacacgtgagtcaatttgtaagaccctttgccgaggacttctgacacccgatatggaccttcctatgtgggttcgagttcgcccagcttttctgctcggcttacttcgttgtttctcaagacgagatctcccacttgaaattgcagcttcttcaccctttggttgtaataccgggctacttgctccttgtacttggctgcttttatgcaggccaattctcttctttcttcggcaagatctagttcggctctcagtccgtcaccattcatttctgaggagaaattgagttcggggactgggtatgccaatctaaaccggaatcacggcttcagtgccgtacaccatcgagttcggctccggtgtgacttcggtcattccgcctgcctctgactccggctgctgtgattgctatgcttgatggtgccgaactgattactcggcacttttaagcgcaatctgcgaacacacttgctcttttttcgatcacctcggatgaccgctatctctcctttggtggggaaggtgttcggcgaggaagcctctgatcgctatgatcgggcttctttttgtcttctctagatgagctgtctaaagaccgttttcgacggtctgcctcatcggcacgagaaaacttgtccgcaatgtcccacatctcttgagctgtttgcggactgcattccacgagctttctgtagagagctccgggcaggattccattttggaatgccgaaatgacaagtagatcattgagattatctacttgtaggcattccttatggaatctcgtcaggaagtcgctgatcttttcgtcgcgaccttgacgtatagaaagcagctgagccgaagtaatccgggcttccgctttctgaaagaacctcctgtggaaagcatccattagatctcggtaggatctaatgctgccttgggggaggctatcgaaccaccttcttgcgttcccgataagcagttcgggaaacagcttgcacatgtggacctcgttgagaccctggttcgccatgttatattgatagcgtcccaagaaatcatgaggatccacgagtccgtcataggttatcgacggagttcggtagttctgtggtagggaagttcgggtaatatcgtccgagaacggagtcctcaatgctccgtacatggcgaacccgacatttcttcggtatggaggagatggagttctcctgtgattccggtaccgaggattctttcttctggaagacatgacactactgcggtagtgactgtctagtatggagggagggagagaatccgccgttttcgcctccggctgcttttggcttctctgcaggaaggttaagaattcctcctgcttttcagccagaaacagcttgacagcctcgttcaaatcgggctgctgggaagactcggtgtgacggcttttggagcggcttgttcctccgccatgagaactggtggtggatttatccctaggctgttttccagacctatggggtggattggcttcctcctggttctcacgggcaggaatacgggtactctgcgatctggtatgcattttttgggttgaaaaaaatggtcaaaaattcgctttatcacaaatttggttctctgtttcccacagacggcgccagtgatgagtccgcgaattgttgatgttagtaaatgcaggaaaatacagatcacgacacagagaattttacgtggttcgattcactgaggtaaatctacgtccacggggagaaatgggggcaggtttgtattgcttgatctggaattacagcttacaacacagacttgctatatggtatttttctctagagagcttctaacccctttctatcagatctaagttccatttatacattgaactaagatcgtggcttacatcatcactctaggtcgtggaggtcgtgtaggtcatggcctaagatcgtggcctgagttgacgccacgtggtagtgggtatgttggaagtcgtggaaatcctgcatgggtccactaactccttgttcggtcgaaaactgagaccgaactgctttggttgccgatctgagagtagagcttgatgccgacctaagagcagagcttgattggtgggcttttgccgagctgtaggctgaggccgaactcttactgagaccgaactgctttggttgccgatctgagagcttggtgccgacttgagagcagagcttgattggttggcttttaccgagctgtaggctgaggccgaactctttggtaatgccgaactcatactcttccttgggctttgggctgatgggccgtcactgctgttgggcttgtttagtccgtaccccatcaatatataaacagtattccggttcaatggttcgaccagtgaaccggttgaaccagtgaaccagtaatgacgccggttcgcttgccagtccggtttttaaaacattgaattAAGCTAATCATGCGGCCAATGCTTATTGTGTTGCGTTTCGTTTGATATCTTTTACGTTTTGAAGCACAGCATTGTGAGCTGTGATCTAGAGCACAGCAGAGAATCTGCTTCCTTGTTTTGTAGTgccataaaaaaaagaataaaaatattaagGAAAATAAGTAAATTTTTGTTAAACCACAACATAcacttttttgttttgtttaaatattttttacgGAACATCTTTTATTTGTTCCATGAAAATAAGTAaattagttttaagaaattaaaactaattagTTTTATTAAGGAAGATAAGTAaattagttttaagaaattaaaactaatttgTTCCGAACGGCGTCGTTTCGAGCCTCTGCTGTGTTTCTCCCAAGGCAGAAAATCGCATCCAAATtgtaaaaaaactgaaaacatTATCATTATCTTGTTTCCATGGCTGCCTCCTTactcttcctctcctcctctACCCCTTCCACAGCTACTCCTCTTCTTCGCCTATTCTCTTCCCACTTCAAGGTATTTTCTCCATCACATTCCACACGCACTCCCTGAACAACAACAAAAGTTCACATTTTTTTCAagtttaattttgtgtttttttaattcacAGGGCAATGTAACAACTCTGAGGGCGAACCCATCTCAATTTCCGTCCATAAGCCTCTGCCACTACAAGGACAAGCCGCGGAAGCCGCTTACTGTTCAGAATTCCGCGGCGTCTGCTGCCCAAGAAGCTTCTGGAAGTGCTCGATTTCGGCTCGATAACTTGGGCCCGCAGCCGGGGTCACGGAAGAAGGCGAAGAGAAAGGGGCGAGGGCATGCGGCTGGACAGGGGGGAAGCTGCGGGTTCGGAATGAGGGGTCAGAAATCGAGGTCCGGTCCCGGCGTCAGGAGGGGTTTTGAGGGCGGCCAGATGCCCCTCTATCGAAGAATCCCTAAATTGAGGGGAATTGCTGGAGGTTTAATGTTTCTTTCAACTAGTTTCGCTTGATATCAATCTGAATTTGCCCAATCTGGGATAAAATATGACTATTCTCTGATGATTCTGATAGGTTTTGAGAGTTTGTTCTGAGCTTGGTTGCTTTGAATTTACAtagtgaaaataaaaaaatgaaattgctAGTGACACAATAGTA from Salvia splendens isolate huo1 chromosome 15, SspV2, whole genome shotgun sequence encodes the following:
- the LOC121766319 gene encoding 50S ribosomal protein L15, chloroplastic-like, giving the protein MAASLLFLSSSTPSTATPLLRLFSSHFKGNVTTLRANPSQFPSISLCHYKDKPRKPLTVQNSAASAAQEASGSARFRLDNLGPQPGSRKKAKRKGRGHAAGQGGSCGFGMRGQKSRSGPGVRRGFEGGQMPLYRRIPKLRGIAGGMRAGLPKYLPVNLKDIADAGFQEGEEVSLESLKKKRLINPSGRERRLPLKILGDGDLTVKLDFKARAFSASAKEKIEAAGCSLTVLPGRKKWVKPSVTKNLSRAEEYFAKKRASADWVDTPSA